The window ATAGCCGCCGAGCAGGAAGGCCAGGGTTTGCGGCACATAACTCAGGCCGATATCATTCGGGCTGTAGCCCATGTCGCCAAGGATGAACGGCGAACCGGTCAGCCAGGCGAAAAAGCCGGCCGAGCAGGCGGCGAACATGGCGACGTTGCCGCTGAATACCGGCGACTTCAACAGCTGCCAGAAGCTGACGCCGCGGTTCTTTTCGGCGCTGGCCGCCGGTTGCGGTTTGGCATTTTCTTTCAGCAGCAGGGTCGGCAGCAGCAGCAGTACGGTGATGCCCAGCAGCACGGCGAAGATCGTCCGCCAGCTGCTATGGTTCAACAACCAGGCGCCCAGCAGCGGCGCCAGCGCCGGCGACAGCGCCACCAGCGGCATGATGGTGGCGAATACGCGGTTCGCCTTGCCGTCGCGGTAGCGATCGACCACCAACGCCTGCCAGGTCACCGCGGCGGAGCACACGCCGATCGCCTGAATAAAACGTAGCGACCACAGCTGCACGGCATTTTGCACCCATAGCATGCCGAGACAGCCGAGGGCGAACAGCGCCAGGCCGATCAGCAGCACCGGTTTACGGCCCAGGTGGTCGGAGAGCGGCCCCCACAGCAGTTGCGCAAAGGCGAAGCCGGCCAGGAAGATACTGAGGCTGGCGCTGATGGCGCCGGCGGAAATTTGCAGCTCTTCCCGCATGGCGCCGAAGGCGGGCAGGTACATGTCGGTCGCCAGATAACCCAGCATACTCAGGCCGGCGAGATAGAACATAAAGCCAAAGGAATTTCGCATGGTATTTCTCGTTAATATTTTGTTGTCGCAGGTTTTTAGCGCCGGCAAGTGTATCCGGCTGGATCTCTGCTTGTGAAACGGTAATATTTGCAAAGTGCTGTT is drawn from Serratia entomophila and contains these coding sequences:
- the punC gene encoding purine nucleoside transporter PunC; the protein is MRNSFGFMFYLAGLSMLGYLATDMYLPAFGAMREELQISAGAISASLSIFLAGFAFAQLLWGPLSDHLGRKPVLLIGLALFALGCLGMLWVQNAVQLWSLRFIQAIGVCSAAVTWQALVVDRYRDGKANRVFATIMPLVALSPALAPLLGAWLLNHSSWRTIFAVLLGITVLLLLPTLLLKENAKPQPAASAEKNRGVSFWQLLKSPVFSGNVAMFAACSAGFFAWLTGSPFILGDMGYSPNDIGLSYVPQTLAFLLGGYGCRAALKRINGKALLPWLLVTYGISMVALYLVATLTEPTLTTLLIPFCVMALVNGAGYPIMVANALTPFPESSGKAAALQNTLQLGLCFVASMLVSAFIAQPLLATVTVMVSTVILAALGYWLQRGKTADAEQKAPREHANQAS